Proteins from one Deinococcus actinosclerus genomic window:
- a CDS encoding alpha/beta hydrolase family protein, producing MRSVMVPGLTLPPLAGAERLEVSGHGVRLGGYVWPQPQAAPLFVLLHGYGQDAAAMVRPAEALQARGAAVVSLSMRGWRGSGGCDDYGRSHPADLRAALGDVRARVPASSVVLLGFSMGGLMALLAARQGVGVPLDGVVAVSAPTDLRRVYETTGYRGLRRYYDAVLTPEQWVSCSPARFTRGWRVPTLNVVGLRDTICPPWEGQSFAAAVRGGLVEVPDMGHEPGPDHWPVIVEAALARFAPALAQR from the coding sequence ATGCGTTCCGTCATGGTGCCTGGCCTGACCCTCCCGCCCCTGGCCGGGGCGGAGCGGCTGGAGGTGAGCGGGCACGGGGTCCGGCTCGGTGGGTACGTGTGGCCGCAACCTCAGGCCGCGCCGCTGTTCGTGCTGCTGCACGGGTACGGGCAGGACGCCGCCGCGATGGTCCGGCCGGCTGAGGCCTTGCAGGCGCGGGGCGCGGCGGTCGTGAGCCTCTCGATGCGCGGCTGGCGCGGTTCCGGGGGGTGCGACGACTACGGGCGCAGTCATCCGGCTGATCTCCGGGCAGCCCTGGGAGACGTCCGGGCGCGTGTGCCCGCCTCGTCGGTGGTGCTGCTGGGCTTCTCGATGGGTGGCCTGATGGCCCTGCTGGCCGCTCGGCAGGGCGTGGGCGTCCCGCTGGATGGGGTGGTGGCCGTCAGCGCGCCCACCGACCTGCGGCGCGTGTATGAGACGACCGGGTACCGGGGGCTGCGCCGCTACTACGACGCGGTGCTCACGCCGGAGCAGTGGGTCAGCTGTTCTCCGGCGCGTTTCACGCGGGGCTGGCGCGTACCGACGCTGAATGTGGTGGGCCTGCGCGATACCATCTGCCCGCCGTGGGAGGGGCAGAGCTTCGCGGCCGCCGTGCGTGGGGGGCTGGTGGAAGTGCCGGATATGGGCCACGAGCCCGGGCCGGACCACTGGCCGGTGATCGTGGAGGCGGCCCTGGCCCGGTTTGCTCCGGCCCTGGCGCAGCGCTGA
- a CDS encoding IS630 family transposase (programmed frameshift) has translation MAEWHPSKYSRAQLEERRLAATPWLQGGQHSQQAIADHFGVSVHTVSNWKKRLKRTGSLQATVTTGRPSRLTAAQLEQVRTLLREGALHHGFPDPTWSTRRVADLIGRHFDVWYHPDHVRRILRQLGFTPQMPDGRAAERNELRIASWKEQVAPELEKKVAQGATLVYLDEVGFSLKGVRRRTWSTRGVTPLVTLPANWEKLSTIGAITSDGRFFQHTKPGAIRSGDVIRFFQHLLRHAQGEIVVVLDNAGIHRAKATQAFVDLHERLSLVFLPPYAPELNPIELVWAYVKRNVLGNFCARSVGMLKAKLVKAWQRVRYIDLPQHLMDSNLCRYQ, from the exons GTGGCTGAATGGCATCCATCCAAGTACTCCCGGGCGCAGCTGGAGGAACGCCGACTGGCGGCGACCCCCTGGCTTCAAGGGGGCCAGCATTCACAGCAGGCGATTGCCGATCACTTTGGCGTGTCCGTCCACACCGTCAGTAACTGGAAGAAACGCCTGAAGCGCACCGGCAGTCTCCAGGCAACGGTGACGACAGGACGCCCATCCCGACTCACCGCCGCCCAGCTCGAACAGGTCCGCACCCTCCTGCGGGAGGGTGCGCTGCACCACGGCTTCCCTGATCCGACCTGGAGCACCAGACGAGTCGCAGACCTGATCGGGCGGCACTTCGACGTGTGGTACCACCCCGATCACGTCCGGAGAATTCTTCGTCAGCTGGGGTTCACGCCCCAGATGCCGGATGGACGGGCAGCAGAACGTAATGAACTCCGGATCGCGTCCTGGAAAGAACAGGTGGCTCCGGAGTTG GAAAAAAAGGTCGCGCAGGGCGCAACCCTGGTGTACCTGGATGAGGTTGGCTTCTCGCTGAAAGGCGTGCGAAGACGAACGTGGTCGACCAGGGGCGTCACGCCCCTGGTCACACTCCCGGCCAACTGGGAAAAACTCTCGACCATCGGGGCGATCACCTCGGACGGTCGATTCTTCCAGCACACGAAGCCTGGGGCGATCCGGAGTGGGGACGTCATCCGGTTCTTCCAGCATCTGTTGCGCCATGCGCAGGGGGAGATCGTGGTGGTGCTGGACAACGCGGGCATTCACCGAGCGAAGGCAACTCAGGCGTTCGTGGATCTCCACGAACGCCTGTCGCTGGTGTTTTTGCCGCCTTACGCTCCAGAGTTGAATCCGATCGAGCTGGTGTGGGCGTACGTGAAGCGGAATGTGCTGGGGAACTTCTGTGCCCGCTCAGTGGGCATGCTGAAAGCGAAGCTGGTGAAGGCCTGGCAGCGGGTTCGGTACATCGACCTGCCTCAACATTTGATGGACTCGAACTTATGCCGTTATCAATAG
- the hemG gene encoding protoporphyrinogen oxidase, whose product MTDAAVKDGTGAGGELPVIIVGGGITGLSAAWELQTRGVPFVLLEAGDYLGGKLHSERTEDGFLVERAADAFILGKPYAAQLAREVGLDGQVIHPREDTKKIYFLRGGQLLPFPPNMKMFVPLDDESFLQSGVLSPEGLRRYLDEQHVPPRPPTDEDESLASFLTRRFGPESLNFIVPLAAGIYVANPLELSMKAAFPQFLKMEQEYGSVIRGSRATPRAAGPVFMSFQEGTSTLIRALHERLTGGEIRLNTPVLRVHEHGVTLAGGEELRGRAVINTTPAWYAGAMYQRDYPEAASLIGQLKANSSVAVVLAYRAEQFPGDMLLHGLQVDASEDTLLKAITVHSAKMHGRAPEGHVLMRVFFKDIEPAQARVLAQETAERLFGAQGDPLWHAFGDWRGKNPAYVVGHLDHIARIRAALPAHQQIAGASYTGVGVPDCVNAGRTAARAVLAPVTA is encoded by the coding sequence ATGACCGACGCCGCAGTGAAGGACGGCACAGGGGCGGGCGGTGAGCTGCCTGTGATCATCGTGGGGGGCGGCATCACCGGCCTGAGTGCCGCCTGGGAACTCCAGACGCGCGGCGTGCCGTTCGTGCTGCTCGAAGCCGGGGATTACCTGGGCGGGAAACTGCACTCCGAACGCACCGAGGACGGTTTCCTGGTCGAGCGGGCCGCCGACGCGTTCATCCTCGGCAAGCCGTACGCGGCGCAACTGGCGCGCGAGGTGGGCCTGGACGGTCAGGTCATCCACCCGCGCGAGGACACGAAGAAGATCTACTTCCTGCGCGGCGGCCAGCTCCTGCCGTTCCCGCCGAACATGAAGATGTTCGTGCCGCTGGACGACGAATCGTTCCTGCAGAGTGGCGTGCTGTCCCCCGAGGGCCTGCGCCGCTACCTGGACGAACAGCACGTGCCGCCCAGGCCCCCCACCGACGAGGACGAGTCCCTCGCGTCGTTCCTCACGCGGCGGTTCGGGCCGGAAAGCCTGAACTTCATCGTGCCGCTCGCCGCCGGGATCTACGTGGCGAACCCGCTGGAACTGAGCATGAAAGCGGCGTTCCCGCAGTTCCTGAAGATGGAACAGGAGTACGGCAGCGTCATCCGGGGCAGCCGCGCCACGCCCCGCGCCGCCGGACCCGTCTTCATGTCCTTCCAGGAAGGTACGAGCACCCTGATCCGCGCGCTGCACGAACGCCTCACCGGCGGCGAGATCCGCCTGAACACCCCCGTCCTGCGTGTGCACGAGCACGGCGTGACCCTCGCAGGCGGCGAGGAACTGCGCGGCCGGGCCGTCATCAACACCACCCCCGCCTGGTACGCCGGCGCCATGTACCAGCGGGACTACCCGGAGGCCGCCAGCCTGATCGGGCAGCTCAAGGCGAACAGCAGCGTCGCCGTGGTGCTCGCGTACCGCGCCGAGCAGTTCCCCGGCGACATGCTCCTGCACGGCCTGCAGGTGGACGCCAGCGAGGACACCCTCCTGAAGGCCATCACCGTGCACTCCGCGAAGATGCACGGCCGCGCCCCCGAAGGGCACGTGCTGATGCGCGTGTTCTTCAAGGACATCGAACCCGCGCAGGCCCGCGTCCTGGCGCAGGAGACCGCCGAGCGGCTCTTCGGCGCGCAGGGCGACCCGCTGTGGCACGCGTTCGGCGACTGGCGCGGCAAGAACCCCGCCTACGTCGTCGGGCACCTCGACCACATCGCGCGCATCCGCGCCGCGCTGCCCGCACACCAGCAGATCGCCGGGGCCAGCTACACCGGCGTGGGCGTCCCCGACTGCGTGAACGCCGGACGCACCGCCGCCCGCGCCGTCCTGGCACCCGTCACCGCGTAG
- a CDS encoding acyl-CoA thioesterase codes for MTLSLSRPPLGGLPPVPPRETRVTHVVFPGLTNHHGTLFGGEALSLMDSAAFIAATRHCRKKVVTRHLDAMEFRHPIPQGSLVELVARVVRTGRTSMTVQVDVFREDMYSETRELACAGTFALVALGEDGQPAPVPPLADVC; via the coding sequence ATGACCCTGTCCCTGTCCCGTCCCCCGCTGGGCGGCCTTCCGCCCGTGCCGCCGCGTGAGACGCGCGTGACGCACGTCGTCTTTCCCGGCCTGACGAACCATCACGGCACGCTGTTCGGCGGTGAGGCGCTGTCCCTGATGGATTCGGCGGCGTTCATCGCGGCGACCCGGCACTGCCGGAAGAAGGTGGTGACGCGGCATCTGGACGCCATGGAGTTCCGGCATCCGATTCCGCAGGGGTCGCTGGTGGAACTCGTGGCGCGCGTGGTGCGGACCGGGCGGACGAGCATGACGGTGCAGGTGGACGTGTTCCGTGAGGACATGTACAGCGAGACGCGGGAACTGGCGTGCGCGGGGACGTTCGCGCTCGTGGCGCTGGGTGAGGACGGGCAGCCGGCGCCCGTGCCCCCACTGGCGGACGTGTGCTGA
- the polA gene encoding DNA polymerase I translates to MTAAAPDTLVLIDGHALAFRSYFALPPLTNKQGEATNAILGFLRLTLRLARQRSNQVIVVFDPPVKTFRHEQFDGYKSGRAETPADLPGQINRIREIVDAIGFPRLEEPGYEADDVIASLTRKAEGTGMQVRIVTSDRDAYQLLDDHVRVITNDFRLIGPAEVLEKYGVTVGQWVDYRALTGDASDNIPGAKGIGPKTAAKLLQEYGTLEGIYAAAKAGTLKPDGTRQKLLDSEEAVEFSHRLSCMVTDLPLDVQLGAGRLPGNPDRLHELLTELDLHSVKRDVAALDGIESVLSVPDVVNDSTHRDAPHDAPEASAVPAVPALTIQEAAWRTPAQGVIWGYRLSREDDLTAALVDAATLELDGTTGTVRTAPTTEPAEWRKAEVYAQPGGLFDPPDEPAAPLTKTQQKAAEKARREQEKAAAKLREQFPATVDDAQFVAQRTVTAAAAKALATHLSVRGTSVEPGDDPLLMAYLLDPANTTMSAVTGRYLNVPWPDDAAGRAAITAQLLDLLPPLLDDARRTLYDDMEKPLSAVLARMEVRGVRLDSEYLRGLSAATGARLSTLETQIHSLAGREFQIRSRDQLEAVLYDELGLASGKKTKLTGKRSTAVAALEPLRDEHPIIPALLEYRELEKLRGTYLDPLPNLVNPRTGRLHTTFAQAAVATGRLSSLNPNLQNIPIRSETGREIRKGFIADPGYCLISADYSQIELRLLAHIADDPLMQQAFQDGADIHRRTAAQVLGLNEGTITPDQRRAAKTVNFGVLYGMSAHRLSNDLGIPYADAAGFIETYFATYPGIRAYIDRTLEFGRQHGYVETLYGRRRYVPELVATNRTLREAGERLAYNMPIQGTAADIIKLAMITLERELQGTGARLLLQVHDELLLEAPEDRAEEISETVRRIMEGAASLTVPLAVEVGVGPNWYDTK, encoded by the coding sequence ATGACTGCCGCCGCCCCCGACACCCTGGTGCTGATCGACGGCCACGCCCTGGCGTTCCGCTCGTACTTCGCCCTGCCGCCCCTCACGAACAAGCAGGGCGAGGCCACCAACGCCATCCTGGGGTTCCTGCGCCTCACGCTGCGCCTCGCCCGGCAGCGCAGCAATCAGGTCATCGTGGTGTTCGACCCGCCCGTGAAGACCTTCCGGCACGAGCAGTTCGACGGGTACAAGTCCGGCCGCGCCGAGACGCCCGCCGACCTGCCCGGCCAGATCAACCGCATCCGTGAGATCGTGGACGCCATCGGCTTCCCCCGCCTGGAAGAACCCGGTTACGAGGCGGACGACGTGATCGCCAGCCTCACCCGCAAGGCCGAGGGCACCGGCATGCAGGTGCGGATCGTGACGAGCGACCGCGACGCGTACCAGCTGCTCGACGACCACGTGCGCGTCATCACGAACGACTTCCGCCTGATCGGCCCGGCCGAGGTGCTCGAAAAGTACGGCGTGACCGTCGGGCAGTGGGTGGACTACCGCGCGCTGACCGGCGACGCCAGCGACAACATCCCCGGCGCCAAGGGCATCGGCCCGAAGACCGCCGCCAAGCTGCTTCAGGAGTACGGCACGCTGGAGGGCATCTACGCCGCCGCGAAGGCCGGCACCCTGAAACCCGACGGGACGCGCCAGAAACTCCTCGATTCCGAGGAGGCCGTGGAGTTCAGCCACCGGCTGTCCTGCATGGTCACGGACCTGCCGCTGGACGTGCAGCTCGGCGCGGGCCGCCTGCCGGGCAACCCGGACCGCCTGCACGAACTGCTGACCGAGCTGGACCTGCACTCCGTCAAGCGGGACGTGGCAGCCCTGGACGGCATCGAGAGTGTCCTGAGCGTCCCCGACGTTGTGAACGACAGCACCCACCGCGACGCGCCGCACGACGCCCCAGAAGCATCCGCCGTGCCCGCCGTCCCGGCCCTGACCATTCAGGAGGCCGCGTGGCGTACCCCCGCGCAGGGCGTCATCTGGGGCTACCGCCTGTCCCGCGAGGACGACCTGACCGCCGCCCTCGTGGACGCCGCCACCCTCGAACTCGACGGCACGACCGGCACCGTCCGCACCGCGCCCACCACCGAACCCGCCGAGTGGCGCAAGGCCGAGGTGTACGCCCAGCCCGGCGGCCTGTTCGACCCCCCCGACGAACCCGCCGCGCCCCTGACCAAGACCCAGCAGAAGGCCGCCGAGAAGGCCCGCAGGGAGCAGGAGAAGGCCGCCGCGAAACTCCGTGAGCAGTTCCCCGCCACGGTGGACGACGCACAGTTCGTCGCGCAGCGCACCGTCACCGCCGCCGCCGCCAAGGCCCTCGCCACGCACCTCAGCGTGCGCGGCACCAGCGTCGAACCCGGCGACGACCCCCTGCTGATGGCGTACCTGCTCGACCCCGCCAACACCACCATGAGCGCCGTGACCGGGCGGTACCTGAACGTCCCCTGGCCCGATGACGCCGCCGGCCGCGCCGCGATCACCGCGCAACTCCTCGACCTGCTGCCGCCCCTGCTGGACGACGCCCGCCGCACCCTCTACGACGACATGGAAAAACCCCTGTCCGCCGTCCTGGCCCGCATGGAAGTGCGCGGCGTGCGCCTGGACAGCGAGTACCTGCGCGGCCTGTCCGCCGCCACGGGTGCCCGCCTGAGCACCCTGGAAACCCAGATCCACTCGCTGGCCGGACGGGAATTCCAGATCCGCAGCCGCGACCAGCTCGAAGCCGTGCTGTACGACGAACTCGGCCTCGCCAGCGGCAAGAAGACCAAACTGACCGGCAAGCGCAGCACCGCCGTCGCCGCCCTCGAACCCCTGCGCGACGAGCACCCCATCATCCCCGCCCTGCTCGAGTACCGCGAACTGGAAAAACTACGCGGCACGTACCTCGACCCCCTCCCGAACCTCGTCAACCCCCGCACGGGCCGCCTGCACACCACCTTCGCGCAGGCCGCCGTCGCCACCGGGCGCCTGAGCAGCCTCAACCCCAACCTCCAGAACATCCCCATCCGCAGCGAGACCGGCCGCGAGATCCGCAAGGGCTTCATCGCCGACCCCGGCTACTGCCTGATCAGCGCCGACTACTCGCAGATCGAACTGCGGCTCCTAGCGCACATCGCCGACGATCCCCTCATGCAGCAGGCCTTCCAGGACGGCGCGGACATCCACCGCCGCACCGCCGCGCAGGTCCTCGGCCTGAACGAGGGCACCATCACCCCCGATCAGCGCCGCGCCGCCAAGACCGTGAATTTCGGCGTGCTGTACGGCATGAGCGCCCACCGTCTGAGTAACGACCTCGGCATTCCCTACGCGGACGCCGCCGGCTTCATCGAGACGTACTTCGCCACGTACCCCGGCATCCGCGCGTACATCGACCGCACCCTGGAATTCGGCCGCCAGCACGGCTACGTCGAGACCCTCTACGGCCGCCGCCGCTACGTCCCGGAACTCGTCGCCACCAACCGCACCCTGCGCGAGGCCGGGGAACGCCTCGCGTACAACATGCCCATCCAGGGCACCGCCGCCGACATCATCAAACTCGCCATGATCACCCTGGAACGCGAACTCCAGGGCACCGGCGCCCGCCTCCTGTTGCAGGTGCACGACGAACTGCTCCTCGAAGCCCCGGAGGACCGGGCCGAGGAGATCAGCGAGACCGTGCGCCGCATCATGGAAGGAGCGGCCAGCCTCACGGTGCCCCTCGCCGTTGAGGTCGGCGTCGGGCCGAACTGGTACGACACGAAGTAA
- a CDS encoding HAD family hydrolase — protein MTIRALFFDIGGVLLSNGWDREQRAVVAAQFGLDATDFGERHKLAVPELELGRMTLDEYLEQTVFCHPQTFTPGEFRAAMEAQSTPHEGALALARDLATRHRLYALNNEGRDLNDHRIRTFGLSDFLLAFFTSSTLELMKPNPAIYRAALTLAAVAPHEAVMIDDRAQNTEAARRVGMHAIRYENAAQLREELAALGVE, from the coding sequence ATGACCATCCGCGCCCTCTTCTTCGACATCGGCGGGGTCCTGCTCAGCAACGGCTGGGACCGCGAGCAGCGTGCCGTCGTCGCCGCGCAGTTCGGGCTGGACGCCACGGACTTTGGTGAACGCCACAAGCTGGCCGTGCCCGAACTGGAACTGGGCCGCATGACCCTGGACGAGTACCTGGAGCAGACCGTGTTCTGCCACCCGCAGACCTTCACGCCGGGCGAGTTCCGCGCCGCGATGGAGGCGCAGAGCACCCCGCACGAGGGCGCCCTGGCCCTCGCCCGCGACCTCGCCACGCGCCACCGCCTGTACGCCCTGAACAACGAGGGCCGCGACCTGAACGACCACCGCATCCGCACCTTCGGCCTCAGCGACTTCCTGCTGGCGTTCTTCACGTCCTCCACGCTGGAACTCATGAAACCCAACCCCGCCATCTACCGCGCCGCCCTCACCCTGGCCGCCGTCGCCCCGCACGAGGCCGTCATGATCGACGACCGAGCCCAGAACACCGAAGCCGCCCGCCGGGTCGGCATGCACGCCATCCGCTACGAGAACGCCGCGCAGCTCCGCGAGGAACTGGCGGCGCTGGGTGTGGAATGA
- the nrdE gene encoding class 1b ribonucleoside-diphosphate reductase subunit alpha: MDPWIELNNKVLAGGVVDTSHDQEALRVYFREKVNPNTVTFPSLEEKIATLTERGVWDPAVFARFTPQEVRAVFERAYSLNFRFRSFMGAFKFYSEYATMTPDRRQWLERYEDRLSVTALARSESLPEALELVEHLVNQTFTPATPTLMNSGKANTGRLVSCFLLQDCTDNLDSITKTLSFVAELSKGGGGIGVEVSNLRARGESLRGIQNVTKGVMGVAKMLDNMLRYADQAGQRPGAGAIYLSVMHPDFLDTLSAKKIASDEDARLKTLSMGATIPDIFLERARAGQDIYQFYPHSLFQETGREFTSIDWTREYETLAANPRLRKKLVSPRRILEDIAVTQGESGYPYLLFEGNANRANPIPNVGTIKMSNLCSEILQPTLPSTFHAYGQEDRDQVGLDVSCNLASLVIEQSLASGDLGRVVRSAVKLLDNVARSTSIHEVPAVKRANEEMRSVGLGAMGLHSFLAKNELVYGSPEALEFVNVYFAAVHYHARRTSMQIARDTGFVFQGFQGSRYQTGEHFAQYLTQDFLPVTPEVAALFKGHDLPTRADWQRLVQDIQTYGLAHSFVMAIAPTGSISYVSNASASIMPITERVETRTSNKARTIYPMPHLSEMTEWFYEEAYDMDQQRVIDTVAAAQRHVDQGISCTLFVPSNASTRTLQRYYLYAYARGLKTLYYTRLRKVSIDECLNCAI; this comes from the coding sequence ATGGATCCCTGGATTGAACTGAACAACAAGGTGCTGGCGGGTGGCGTGGTGGATACGTCGCATGATCAGGAAGCGCTGCGGGTGTACTTCCGCGAGAAGGTCAACCCGAACACCGTGACCTTTCCCAGCCTGGAGGAGAAGATCGCCACGCTGACGGAACGGGGCGTGTGGGACCCGGCGGTGTTCGCGCGCTTCACACCGCAGGAGGTCCGCGCCGTGTTCGAGCGAGCGTACAGCCTGAACTTCCGCTTCCGGTCATTCATGGGCGCGTTCAAGTTCTACAGCGAGTACGCGACCATGACGCCTGACCGCAGGCAGTGGCTGGAGCGCTACGAGGACCGCCTGAGCGTCACGGCGCTGGCCCGCAGCGAGTCGCTGCCGGAAGCGCTGGAACTCGTGGAGCATCTGGTCAACCAGACGTTCACGCCCGCCACGCCCACCCTGATGAACTCCGGGAAGGCGAACACCGGGCGGCTGGTGAGCTGCTTCCTGCTCCAGGACTGCACGGACAACCTGGATTCGATCACGAAGACGCTGTCGTTCGTGGCGGAACTCAGCAAGGGCGGCGGCGGGATCGGCGTGGAGGTCAGCAACCTGCGTGCGCGGGGCGAGAGTCTGCGCGGCATCCAGAACGTCACGAAGGGCGTGATGGGCGTGGCGAAGATGCTGGACAACATGCTGCGCTACGCGGATCAGGCGGGACAGCGGCCCGGCGCGGGCGCGATCTACCTGAGCGTCATGCACCCGGACTTCCTGGACACCCTGAGCGCGAAGAAGATCGCCTCGGACGAGGACGCCCGCCTGAAGACCCTCTCGATGGGCGCAACCATCCCGGACATCTTCCTGGAGAGGGCGCGCGCCGGGCAGGACATCTATCAGTTCTACCCGCACTCGCTGTTCCAGGAGACCGGGCGCGAGTTCACCAGCATCGACTGGACGCGCGAGTATGAGACGCTGGCCGCCAACCCGCGCCTGCGCAAGAAACTCGTGTCGCCCCGCCGCATCCTGGAGGACATCGCCGTCACGCAGGGCGAGAGCGGCTACCCGTACCTGCTGTTCGAGGGCAACGCGAACCGCGCGAACCCCATCCCGAACGTCGGGACGATCAAGATGAGCAACCTGTGCAGCGAGATCCTGCAACCCACCCTCCCCAGCACCTTCCACGCCTACGGGCAGGAGGACAGGGACCAGGTGGGTCTGGACGTCAGCTGCAACCTCGCGTCACTGGTCATTGAGCAGAGCCTCGCGAGCGGCGACCTGGGGCGCGTGGTGCGCTCGGCGGTGAAGCTGCTGGACAACGTGGCCCGCTCGACCAGCATCCACGAGGTGCCGGCCGTGAAACGCGCCAACGAGGAGATGCGCAGCGTCGGCCTGGGCGCGATGGGCCTGCACTCGTTCCTGGCGAAGAACGAACTCGTGTACGGCAGCCCAGAGGCGCTGGAGTTCGTGAACGTGTACTTCGCCGCCGTGCACTACCACGCCCGCCGCACCAGCATGCAGATCGCGCGGGACACCGGCTTCGTGTTCCAGGGCTTCCAGGGCAGCCGTTACCAGACCGGCGAGCACTTCGCGCAGTACCTGACCCAGGATTTCCTGCCGGTCACGCCCGAGGTCGCCGCGCTGTTCAAGGGGCACGACCTCCCCACCCGCGCCGACTGGCAGAGGCTCGTGCAGGACATCCAGACATACGGGCTGGCGCACTCCTTCGTCATGGCCATCGCCCCGACGGGCAGCATCAGCTACGTCAGCAACGCCTCGGCCAGCATCATGCCCATCACCGAACGCGTCGAGACCCGCACGAGCAACAAGGCCCGCACCATCTACCCCATGCCGCACTTAAGCGAGATGACCGAATGGTTCTACGAGGAAGCGTACGACATGGACCAGCAGCGCGTGATCGACACCGTCGCCGCCGCGCAGCGCCACGTGGACCAGGGCATCTCCTGCACGCTCTTCGTGCCCAGCAACGCCAGCACCCGCACCCTGCAACGCTACTACCTGTACGCCTACGCGCGGGGCCTGAAAACGCTGTACTACACGCGCCTGCGCAAGGTTAGCATCGACGAGTGCCTGAACTGCGCCATCTGA
- a CDS encoding ribonucleotide-diphosphate reductase subunit beta, which translates to MTRAPFTATNWSDPEDSFSVTFYEKYTSQLWFPDEIPLTNDAIHWKSLTEQERWTYMHASAGLNALDTLQGEVGMPGLRGLVYGHIRKATLQFQGMMEDIHARSYSLMNKTFLTTTEERAVFAWVEAQPQLQFKIQFIEDVFRDPDTSDFGLWRKMVVSCMLETALFYSGFYYPLLLAGQGRMVAAGEIFNLIILDEAVHGVYVALLAQEKFAALTDDEQAQALEWYEQSLNTLYRNELAYTEVLYGGVNLAHDVATFIRFNFNVLADNLGLKRRFPDEDVNPVVLNGIRSRGTTHDFFSAKGSSYAKLRVEALTDDDFSELWPAQADSVCSVDHPAQHRAANSTPGTLTAPTRIRSD; encoded by the coding sequence ATGACCCGAGCCCCCTTTACCGCCACGAACTGGAGCGACCCGGAAGACAGCTTCTCGGTCACGTTCTACGAGAAGTACACGTCCCAGCTGTGGTTCCCCGACGAGATTCCGCTGACGAACGACGCGATTCACTGGAAGAGCCTGACCGAGCAGGAACGCTGGACGTACATGCACGCCTCGGCGGGCCTGAATGCGCTGGACACGCTCCAGGGCGAGGTGGGCATGCCGGGCCTGCGCGGCCTCGTGTACGGCCACATCCGCAAGGCGACCCTGCAATTCCAGGGGATGATGGAGGACATTCACGCGCGCAGCTACAGCCTGATGAACAAGACGTTCCTGACGACCACCGAGGAACGCGCCGTGTTCGCGTGGGTGGAGGCGCAGCCGCAGCTTCAGTTCAAGATTCAGTTCATCGAGGACGTGTTCCGCGACCCGGACACCAGCGACTTCGGCCTGTGGCGGAAGATGGTCGTGTCGTGCATGCTGGAAACCGCGCTGTTCTACAGCGGCTTCTACTACCCGCTGCTGCTGGCCGGGCAGGGCCGCATGGTGGCGGCCGGGGAGATCTTCAACCTGATCATCCTCGACGAGGCGGTGCACGGCGTGTACGTGGCGCTGCTGGCGCAGGAGAAGTTCGCCGCGCTGACCGATGACGAGCAGGCGCAGGCGCTCGAGTGGTACGAGCAGAGCCTCAACACGCTGTACCGCAACGAACTGGCGTACACCGAGGTGCTGTACGGCGGCGTGAACCTCGCCCACGACGTCGCCACGTTCATCCGCTTCAATTTCAACGTGCTGGCCGACAACCTCGGCCTCAAACGCCGCTTCCCCGACGAGGACGTGAATCCCGTCGTGCTGAACGGCATCCGCTCACGCGGCACCACCCACGACTTCTTCAGCGCCAAGGGCAGCAGCTACGCCAAACTCCGCGTCGAGGCCCTCACCGACGACGACTTCAGCGAACTCTGGCCCGCTCAGGCGGATTCCGTCTGTTCCGTTGACCACCCGGCACAGCACCGGGCGGCCAACTCCACGCCCGGAACCCTTACCGCTCCTACTCGCATCCGCTCGGATTGA
- a CDS encoding ribonucleotide reductase stimulatory protein, which produces MRLVFDSLTGNVRRFATALAREAGGLPVGSVRDAPPAPGEGFLLLTYTFGSGQVPDSTAAFLREHGAGLRGVVASGSYHWGENFGRAGDRIAAQFGVPLVARLNKGGTAADRAAVLAWLAGQGKESSAAWVSPVVAERTNEWIPGLN; this is translated from the coding sequence GTGAGGCTGGTCTTCGACTCCCTGACGGGGAACGTGCGGCGGTTCGCGACGGCCCTGGCGCGCGAGGCGGGGGGCCTGCCGGTCGGGTCGGTGCGGGACGCGCCGCCCGCGCCGGGTGAGGGGTTCCTGCTGCTGACGTACACGTTCGGGTCGGGGCAGGTGCCGGACAGCACCGCCGCGTTCCTGCGCGAGCACGGCGCGGGCCTGCGGGGCGTGGTGGCGAGCGGCAGTTACCACTGGGGGGAGAACTTCGGGCGGGCGGGCGACCGGATCGCCGCGCAGTTCGGGGTGCCACTGGTGGCCCGGCTGAACAAGGGCGGGACGGCTGCGGACCGCGCGGCGGTGCTGGCGTGGCTGGCGGGGCAGGGCAAGGAATCGAGTGCAGCGTGGGTGTCGCCCGTGGTGGCGGAAAGGACGAACGAATGGATCCCTGGATTGAACTGA